In one window of Kitasatospora sp. MMS16-BH015 DNA:
- a CDS encoding hydrophobic protein, with product MVPLLLVLLLALLLFGLGFAVKILWWVAIFVLVVWLLGFLARGTSSAGGRGRWYRW from the coding sequence GTGGTTCCGCTTCTACTGGTCCTGTTGCTGGCCCTGCTGCTGTTCGGTCTCGGCTTCGCGGTGAAGATCCTCTGGTGGGTGGCGATCTTCGTCCTGGTGGTGTGGCTGCTGGGCTTCCTCGCCCGGGGCACGAGCTCGGCGGGCGGCCGCGGCCGCTGGTACCGCTGGTAG
- a CDS encoding YoaK family protein yields the protein MSESVAEPGKPADRPVPVPVPGAQLGDGHPVVLALFALTVVSGLVDAVSYLALGHVFAANMTGNVVVIGFALAGAPGFSVLGSTVALAAFLLGAGAAGRLAAGAGRWRLRAALVLEVVLHGAAAVAVFGWGTAGALQYVLVAVLALAMGLRTGTVRTLGVPDLTTTVLTMTLAGLAADSRPAGGTAPRQRRRVLAVVTMVAGAASGAALVRHGQTGWALVAAAALAGATVALPRG from the coding sequence GTGAGCGAGTCCGTGGCCGAGCCCGGGAAGCCCGCCGACCGGCCGGTGCCGGTGCCGGTGCCCGGGGCGCAGCTGGGCGACGGGCACCCGGTGGTGCTCGCGCTGTTCGCCCTCACCGTGGTCAGCGGGTTGGTCGACGCCGTGAGCTACCTGGCCCTCGGCCACGTCTTCGCGGCGAACATGACCGGCAACGTGGTGGTGATCGGCTTCGCGCTGGCCGGTGCCCCCGGGTTCTCCGTGCTCGGCTCGACCGTCGCATTGGCGGCCTTCCTGCTCGGGGCGGGGGCGGCGGGGCGGTTGGCGGCCGGTGCCGGGCGGTGGCGGCTGCGGGCCGCGCTGGTCCTGGAAGTCGTGCTGCACGGCGCGGCGGCGGTGGCCGTCTTCGGCTGGGGCACGGCCGGGGCGCTGCAGTACGTCCTGGTGGCCGTCCTGGCGCTGGCGATGGGCCTGCGCACCGGCACCGTCCGCACCCTGGGCGTGCCCGACCTCACCACCACCGTGCTCACCATGACCCTGGCCGGCCTGGCGGCCGACTCCCGCCCGGCGGGCGGCACGGCACCGCGCCAGCGCCGCCGGGTCCTCGCGGTGGTCACCATGGTGGCGGGCGCCGCCTCCGGCGCGGCGCTGGTGCGGCACGGGCAGACGGGATGGGCGCTGGTGGCCGCCGCCGCACTGGCCGGGGCCACCGTCGCGCTCCCTCGTGGGTAG
- a CDS encoding GNAT family N-acetyltransferase, with amino-acid sequence MDQSVVDNAEKSRFEIREEGELAGFAEYHRSEAEIAFIHTEIDPRFEGRGLAGKLARAALDTAREQGLAVLPYCPFIRGWIGKHPEYVDLVPVSHRAKFGLAAE; translated from the coding sequence ATGGACCAGTCCGTCGTCGACAATGCCGAGAAGTCGCGGTTCGAGATCCGGGAGGAGGGCGAGCTGGCCGGCTTCGCCGAGTACCACCGCTCGGAGGCGGAGATCGCCTTCATCCACACCGAGATCGACCCGCGCTTCGAAGGCCGGGGCCTGGCGGGCAAGCTGGCCCGGGCCGCCCTGGACACGGCCCGCGAGCAGGGGCTGGCCGTGCTGCCGTACTGCCCGTTCATCCGCGGCTGGATCGGCAAGCACCCCGAGTACGTGGACCTGGTGCCGGTCTCGCACCGCGCGAAGTTCGGCCTGGCGGCCGAGTAG
- a CDS encoding aromatic acid exporter family protein codes for MPPGVARAVRRGLRDPASVLTLRATAAATLAYVVALRLSSEPAPLTAPLTALLVVQVTLYSTLTTGIRRVNSVVAGVLIAIGFSAVTGLSWWSLGLIILAALTVGRFVRVDEFVNEVAISAMLVLGVTRLASQAWDRVLETLVGAGVGLLFNLVFAPPVWVDTAGQAVEDLARRARHLLLRIGEELDGPSRAERAAERLHEARRLDQAIAEVDAALRQAEDSLRLNPRISEGLLSRVVLRTGLDTLEICVVVIRVLARSLTDLAKRREPEAGLFPPEVTVELEELLAHLGGALVSFAVLVSTQVSRNAEEAEARLAAELAAAWAVRDNVAQLLLRKVQEHPDAWQLHGSLLAEIDRILDELALDHRSRRLMEELDRASATRRDRLPRLARLQRLSRLTGRGRPTA; via the coding sequence ATCCCCCCGGGCGTGGCCCGAGCCGTCCGGCGCGGGCTGCGGGACCCCGCGTCGGTGCTCACGCTGCGTGCGACGGCGGCGGCCACCCTCGCCTACGTGGTCGCGCTGCGCCTCAGCAGCGAACCGGCTCCGCTGACGGCACCGCTCACCGCGCTGCTGGTCGTCCAGGTCACGCTCTACTCCACCCTCACCACCGGCATCCGCCGGGTGAACTCGGTGGTGGCCGGGGTGCTGATCGCGATCGGGTTCAGCGCCGTCACCGGCCTGAGCTGGTGGAGCCTCGGGCTGATCATCCTCGCCGCGCTGACGGTCGGGCGGTTCGTCCGGGTCGACGAGTTCGTGAACGAGGTGGCGATCAGCGCGATGCTGGTGCTCGGCGTGACCAGGCTGGCCTCGCAGGCCTGGGACCGGGTGCTCGAGACCCTGGTGGGGGCCGGGGTCGGGCTGCTGTTCAACCTGGTGTTCGCGCCACCGGTCTGGGTGGACACGGCCGGCCAGGCCGTGGAGGACCTGGCCCGGCGGGCCCGGCACCTGCTGCTGCGGATCGGCGAGGAGCTCGACGGCCCGAGCCGGGCCGAGCGGGCCGCCGAGCGGCTGCACGAGGCCCGCCGGCTCGACCAGGCGATCGCCGAGGTGGACGCCGCGCTGCGCCAGGCCGAGGACAGCCTGCGGCTGAACCCCCGGATCAGCGAGGGCCTGCTCTCCCGGGTGGTGCTGCGGACCGGGCTCGACACCCTGGAGATCTGCGTGGTGGTGATCCGGGTGCTGGCACGCTCGCTGACCGACCTGGCCAAGCGGCGCGAGCCGGAGGCCGGGCTCTTCCCGCCCGAGGTGACCGTGGAGCTGGAGGAGCTGCTGGCCCACCTCGGCGGCGCCCTGGTCAGCTTCGCCGTGCTGGTCTCCACCCAGGTCAGCCGGAACGCCGAAGAGGCCGAGGCCCGGCTGGCCGCCGAGCTCGCCGCCGCCTGGGCGGTGCGGGACAACGTGGCCCAGCTGCTGCTCCGGAAGGTCCAGGAGCACCCGGACGCCTGGCAGCTGCACGGCTCCCTGCTCGCCGAGATCGACCGGATCCTGGACGAACTCGCCCTGGACCACCGCTCCCGCCGCCTGATGGAGGAGCTGGACCGGGCCTCGGCCACCCGGCGGGACCGCCTCCCGCGCCTTGCGCGGCTCCAGCGCCTGTCGCGGCTGACCGGGCGAGGCCGCCCGACCGCCTGA
- a CDS encoding universal stress protein: MSATENAFELGTDGPTTILAAVDGSRTSLRAAAYAAGLARRQGSRLLVVYVANVGVLAGASAAGAVAARESAEATAEDLHRMIDLARQRGVELTLTTRTGDPYTEITKYAEEIRADALVVGASGSLGHRLVGSLAVRLVRAGRWPVTVVP; encoded by the coding sequence ATGTCGGCTACTGAGAACGCCTTCGAGCTCGGCACGGACGGCCCCACCACCATCCTGGCCGCGGTCGACGGCTCGCGGACCTCGCTGCGGGCCGCCGCCTACGCGGCCGGGCTGGCCCGGCGTCAGGGCAGCCGGCTGCTGGTGGTCTACGTGGCGAACGTCGGCGTCCTGGCCGGCGCCAGCGCGGCGGGCGCGGTCGCGGCGCGGGAGAGCGCGGAGGCGACGGCCGAGGACCTGCACCGGATGATCGACCTGGCCCGACAGCGCGGGGTGGAGCTCACCCTGACCACCCGCACCGGCGACCCGTACACCGAGATCACCAAGTACGCCGAGGAGATCCGGGCCGACGCCCTGGTGGTCGGCGCCTCCGGGAGCCTGGGGCACCGACTGGTGGGCTCGCTCGCGGTACGGCTGGTCCGCGCCGGGCGCTGGCCCGTCACCGTGGTCCCGTAG
- a CDS encoding STAS domain-containing protein, translating into MSHGLHIRLRTLPSGVRTLTLSGEADLDTADALRAALDQALAGRPAPQRVEVHCSALGFCSSSGLNELLRARRAALAQGTAFCLTAPSSQLLRLLELTRTTLVFDLASPDGLPSP; encoded by the coding sequence ATGAGCCATGGTCTGCACATCCGGCTGCGCACCCTCCCGAGCGGCGTCCGCACGCTCACGCTCAGCGGCGAGGCCGACCTGGACACGGCCGACGCGCTCCGGGCGGCACTGGACCAGGCCCTCGCGGGCCGCCCGGCCCCGCAGCGGGTGGAGGTGCACTGCAGCGCCCTCGGCTTCTGCAGCTCCAGCGGCCTGAACGAACTGCTGCGGGCGCGCCGCGCAGCCCTCGCCCAGGGCACCGCCTTCTGCCTGACGGCCCCCAGCAGCCAGCTGCTCCGCCTGCTCGAACTCACCCGGACGACGCTGGTCTTCGACCTCGCCTCCCCCGACGGCCTGCCCTCACCCTGA
- a CDS encoding ricin-type beta-trefoil lectin domain protein, with translation MSARLRVLTRAAALAALLSSGLAAAGLPAHAAGESVGSWLTTTSDSGGRTVTRGLAQQTPVSFTAGTGGAGQVVTVDEHTHYQQFTGAGASFTDTAAWLINGSGALSASTRNTLMNNLFNPTTGIGLDFLRNPMGASDLARSNYTYDDGPADPALTNFSIGHDLADVLPLTKQARQLNPGLKVMGTPWTAPPWMKDSGAYSQGWLQSQYYGAYAQYFVKYLQAYQAQGVPIDYVSVQNEPTCCAGYPSMQWNGSGLDYFTANDLLPALHAAGLSTKVLALDWNPDTYASYGAPTVDDAAVRNDPLFGGIAWHGYGGSVTTQSDIHAKYPGVDAYDTEHSGGTWISNQQQEDMDNIIDYTRNWGKSVVKWSLAVDQNMGPHNGGCGTCTGLVTVHNGDGRSGQVDYTVEYYDLGQLTKFVKPGAYRIDSTANSAVPNVAWLNPDGSKALVAYNGSGTTQTLTVNWGNEHFGYSLPAQTSATFTWTGTQGSGSTAPTGQITGYGGKCVDIAGANSANGTAVQLYDCNGTAAQRWTVAADGSIQALGKCLDLTSGGTANGTQAQLWDCNGTSAQKWQTQTDGELVNPASGRCLDATGPSSANGTRLQLWDCYDSANQQWNLPS, from the coding sequence ATGTCCGCACGCCTGCGCGTTCTGACCCGCGCCGCCGCCCTCGCGGCGCTCCTCTCCTCCGGCCTCGCCGCCGCCGGCCTCCCGGCGCACGCCGCCGGCGAATCCGTCGGCAGCTGGCTGACCACCACCAGCGACTCCGGCGGCCGCACCGTCACCCGTGGCCTGGCCCAGCAGACCCCGGTCTCCTTCACGGCGGGCACCGGCGGCGCCGGCCAGGTCGTCACCGTCGACGAGCACACCCACTACCAGCAGTTCACCGGCGCCGGCGCCTCCTTCACCGACACCGCGGCCTGGCTGATCAACGGCAGCGGCGCGCTCAGCGCGAGCACCCGCAACACGCTGATGAACAACCTGTTCAACCCCACCACCGGCATCGGCCTCGACTTCCTCCGCAACCCGATGGGCGCCTCCGACCTGGCCCGCTCCAACTACACCTACGACGACGGCCCGGCCGACCCGGCGCTGACCAACTTCTCGATCGGTCACGACCTGGCCGACGTGCTGCCGCTCACCAAGCAGGCCCGGCAGCTCAACCCCGGCCTCAAGGTGATGGGCACGCCGTGGACGGCGCCGCCGTGGATGAAGGACAGCGGCGCGTACAGCCAGGGCTGGCTCCAGTCGCAGTACTACGGCGCCTACGCGCAGTACTTCGTGAAGTACCTCCAGGCATACCAGGCCCAGGGCGTGCCGATCGACTACGTCTCGGTGCAGAACGAGCCCACCTGCTGCGCCGGTTACCCCTCGATGCAGTGGAACGGCTCGGGTCTCGACTACTTCACGGCGAACGACCTGCTGCCCGCCCTGCACGCGGCCGGGCTCTCCACCAAGGTGCTCGCGCTGGACTGGAACCCCGACACCTACGCCTCCTACGGCGCGCCGACCGTGGACGACGCCGCCGTGCGCAACGACCCGCTGTTCGGCGGCATCGCCTGGCACGGCTACGGCGGCAGCGTCACCACCCAGAGCGACATCCACGCCAAGTACCCGGGCGTGGACGCCTACGACACCGAGCACTCCGGCGGCACCTGGATCTCCAACCAGCAGCAGGAGGACATGGACAACATCATCGACTACACCCGCAACTGGGGTAAGTCGGTGGTGAAGTGGTCGCTCGCGGTCGACCAGAACATGGGCCCGCACAACGGCGGTTGCGGCACCTGCACCGGGCTGGTGACGGTCCACAACGGCGACGGCCGCAGCGGACAGGTGGACTACACCGTCGAGTACTACGACCTGGGCCAGCTCACCAAGTTCGTCAAGCCCGGCGCCTACCGGATCGACTCCACCGCCAACTCGGCCGTCCCCAACGTCGCCTGGCTCAACCCGGACGGCTCGAAGGCGCTGGTCGCCTACAACGGCTCGGGCACCACCCAGACCCTCACCGTCAACTGGGGCAACGAGCACTTCGGTTACTCACTGCCGGCCCAGACCTCGGCCACCTTCACCTGGACGGGCACCCAGGGCTCCGGCTCCACCGCACCGACCGGGCAGATCACCGGCTACGGCGGCAAGTGCGTGGACATCGCGGGCGCGAACTCCGCCAACGGCACGGCCGTCCAGCTCTACGACTGCAACGGCACCGCCGCCCAGCGCTGGACGGTCGCCGCCGACGGCTCGATCCAGGCCCTCGGCAAGTGCCTGGACCTCACCTCGGGCGGCACCGCCAACGGCACCCAGGCCCAACTCTGGGACTGCAACGGCACTTCGGCCCAGAAGTGGCAGACCCAGACCGACGGCGAACTCGTCAACCCCGCCTCCGGCCGCTGCCTCGACGCCACCGGCCCCAGCTCGGCCAACGGCACCAGGCTCCAGCTCTGGGACTGCTACGACTCCGCCAACCAGCAGTGGAATCTGCCCAGTTGA
- a CDS encoding AraC family transcriptional regulator, with protein METLFFDSDSLEETEEFLSSAYTPMRIGGRPERSGARIERHAADGLLVDRLAFDYTMAYDAGQLNRVCLVSVHEGEFADTTRGEAELYGPGETFLVARPDRPYRGEVRQARYTLTMFDPGLLGEVAGVGGRADRPVELTGYRAIDAAANRQLGATVAYLRDHVLAEPGVADSPLAVATAARHLAAVTLATLPNSTLEVRAQPTDHRDATSDTLRRATAFIEANAHRDIGLAEIAAAVPVTPRAVQYAFARHAGTTPLAHLRQVRLVRAHQELLGADPARTTVTAVAARWGFTHPGRFSALYRRRYGLPPSTTLRG; from the coding sequence ATGGAGACGCTGTTCTTCGACAGCGACAGCCTGGAGGAGACCGAGGAGTTCCTCTCGTCCGCGTACACGCCCATGCGGATCGGCGGCCGGCCCGAGCGGTCCGGGGCGCGGATCGAGCGGCACGCGGCCGACGGACTGCTGGTGGACCGGCTGGCGTTCGACTACACGATGGCTTACGACGCCGGGCAGTTGAACCGGGTCTGCCTGGTCAGCGTGCACGAGGGCGAGTTCGCGGACACCACGCGCGGGGAGGCGGAGCTGTACGGGCCCGGGGAGACCTTCCTGGTGGCCCGACCCGACCGGCCGTACCGGGGTGAGGTGCGGCAGGCCCGGTACACCCTCACGATGTTCGACCCGGGGCTGCTCGGCGAGGTGGCCGGGGTCGGGGGGCGGGCGGACCGGCCGGTGGAGCTGACCGGGTACCGCGCGATCGACGCGGCGGCGAACCGGCAGCTCGGCGCGACCGTCGCCTACCTGCGCGACCACGTCCTGGCCGAACCCGGCGTCGCCGACAGCCCGTTGGCGGTGGCCACCGCCGCCCGGCACCTGGCCGCCGTCACCCTGGCGACCCTGCCCAACAGCACCCTCGAGGTGCGGGCGCAGCCCACCGACCACCGCGACGCCACCTCCGACACGCTGCGCCGGGCCACGGCGTTCATCGAGGCCAACGCCCACCGCGACATCGGGCTGGCCGAGATCGCCGCCGCCGTGCCCGTGACGCCCCGCGCGGTGCAGTACGCCTTCGCGCGCCACGCCGGGACGACGCCGCTGGCCCACCTGCGGCAGGTGCGGCTGGTGCGGGCGCACCAGGAGCTGCTCGGCGCCGACCCGGCCCGGACCACGGTGACGGCCGTCGCCGCCCGCTGGGGCTTCACCCACCCGGGCCGGTTCTCCGCCCTCTACCGGCGCCGGTACGGCCTGCCGCCCTCGACCACGCTGCGCGGCTGA